A single window of Silurus meridionalis isolate SWU-2019-XX chromosome 11, ASM1480568v1, whole genome shotgun sequence DNA harbors:
- the rhof gene encoding rho-related GTP-binding protein RhoF, which translates to MTQDKSANGQLKIVIVGDGGCGKTSLLMVYAKGDFPETYAPSVFEKYMTTVNHGGKEIQLNLYDTAGQDDYDRLRPISYQDADLILVCYDVTNPTSYDNVLIKWYPEVNHFCPGVPVILIGCKTDLRKDKEKIRKLRVLDLDPVTYIKGEETQKQMNATLYLECSAKHRENVEDIFKEATKLALDHRRKNRQARKKWKKCSII; encoded by the exons ATGACGCAGGACAAATCTGCTAACGGACAGCTGAAGATCGTGATCGTAGGGGATGGAGGCTGTGGGAAAACCTCTCTACTGATGGTGTATGCTAAAGGAGATTTCCCTGAG accTATGCGCCATCAGTGTTCGAAAAGTACATGACGACAGTGAATCATGGGGGAAAAGAGATTCAGCTGAATCTGTACGACacagcag gcCAGGATGATTACGACCGTCTGAGGCCGATCTCCTATCAGGATGCGGATCTCATCCTGGTGTGTTATGACGTCACAAACCCGACCAGCTACGACAACGTGTTAATTAAG tggtaTCCAGAGGTGAATCATTTCTGCCCTGGTGTCCCtgtgattctgattggctgtaagACAGATTTAAGAAAGGACAAAGAGAAGATTAGGAAGCTGAGAGTGCTTGACCTTGACCCTGTCACATACATTAAG gGAGAAGAGACACAGAAGCAGATGAATGCTACACTTTACCTTGAATGTTCAGCGAAACACCGTGAGAATGTAGAGGACATTTTTAAAGAAGCCACAAAGCTGGCGTTGGATCACAGACGCAAAAACCGACAAGCCCGTAAGAAGTGGaagaaatgcagtataattTAA